The Candidatus Sulfotelmatobacter sp. genome includes the window AGGCGGTTTTTTGGTTTATTATCTCGCCTGACTCTGCACGCTTTCGCGACGGGAAGGGCGGACAACTTCGACCGGGGGAAGCGCTTCTTATCAGTAGGGGCAATCTTTAGATGGGCGATCTTTTACCAAGACGACGTGCGCCGCGAATTCTGGTAGTCGACGATCAGCCGAGCATTGCCGGGCTGATGAGCCAGTTACTCGGGATGCGTGGATACGACGTGACTACCGCGTCGAATGCCGACCAGGCGGAGCTCGAGGTGGGGCGGCAACTGCCGGACCTGATTCTCTCGGATGTGATGATGCCGGGGAGGTCGGGTTACGATCTTTGCCGCAGCTTGAAAGAAAATCCGGCGACCCGGCTGATTCCTTTTGTGCTGATTACCGGACTGAGCGACAGCAGTGATAAGGTGCGCGGCATTGAAGCCGGCGCGGACGATTTTCTGAACAAGCCGGTGCTGGCGGAAGAACTCGTGGCGCGGGTGAAGTCCCTGCTGCGGGTGAAAGAATTTACTGACGAACTGGAGACCGCGGACTCCGTGTTGTGCACGCTGGGGTTGATCGTGGAGGGCCGCGACCCCTATACCGAGGGGCATTGTGAGCGGCTGTCGGTGCACGCAGCGGATTTGGGCCGGCATCTTGGGATGGATGAAGATTCCATCCTGGCATTGAAGCGCGGCGGGTATTTGCATGACCTGGGGAAGATTGCAGTGCCGGATGAAATTCTGAAAAAAGGCAGCGACCTCACGCCGGCGGAATGGCTGATCATGAAACTGCATCCCATTACCGGCGAGAATATCTGCAAGCCGCTGCATTCGCTGCGGCCGGTGCTGCCGATTATCCGGAACCATCATGAGCATACGGATGGATCGGGTTATCCGGACGGGCTCGTCGGTTCGGAGATTCCCGTGTTGCCGCGGGTGTTGCAAGTGGTAGATGTGTATGACGCGCTGCGCACGGCGCGTTCTTACAAGCCGGCGCTGACTCATGAACTGGCGTCCCAAACCATGCGCGAGGAAGCGGCGCGGGGACTTTGGGACGAGGAGTTGGTGGCGGAGTATTTCTCGATGTTGGAGCAGAAGCGGCAAGTGGCGTAGGGGCGGCGCCTGCCGGCCACCATCGCGATTGATACTTCAATAACTCTTTAACCCTTCCCGCATCAACTCTTCAACCCTTCCCGCATCTGGGCGGGAACTGGCGCGCCACTCCGCTGATTCCGCCGCCCACCACGACGCAATTATTAGATTTCGACCGGTCTCGATCTGCTCACGGGCGGGCTCTCAAACAAACCGTCGCGAATCTGGCGCCCGGCGTTAGTGTTGCCATTGGAAATAGATTTAAGGTTGATCGTGCGGATTATAAACGCCGCGGCGCAGACCGTCCGCAACCTTATCCCTTGTGCTACCATCTACTGTTTTTGCATCTACCGTCTGGAAGGTAAGATTCCGGTGGCTGCACCGCCGGAACGGAATCTGAGGGGCCGGAATGAAAGATACTCTCGGGGTTCTTTTGGCAGGCGGCGCCGGGGAACGATTGTATCCTCTGACTCGCGACC containing:
- a CDS encoding HD domain-containing phosphohydrolase gives rise to the protein MGDLLPRRRAPRILVVDDQPSIAGLMSQLLGMRGYDVTTASNADQAELEVGRQLPDLILSDVMMPGRSGYDLCRSLKENPATRLIPFVLITGLSDSSDKVRGIEAGADDFLNKPVLAEELVARVKSLLRVKEFTDELETADSVLCTLGLIVEGRDPYTEGHCERLSVHAADLGRHLGMDEDSILALKRGGYLHDLGKIAVPDEILKKGSDLTPAEWLIMKLHPITGENICKPLHSLRPVLPIIRNHHEHTDGSGYPDGLVGSEIPVLPRVLQVVDVYDALRTARSYKPALTHELASQTMREEAARGLWDEELVAEYFSMLEQKRQVA